From Thermothelomyces thermophilus ATCC 42464 chromosome 6, complete sequence, the proteins below share one genomic window:
- a CDS encoding glycosyltransferase family 58 protein (CAZy_ID 268080) encodes MTRMRSSPKTPTATMADQNRPIHIRATRLVFDILNGRHVLSKLIPPLVFLADALLCALIIWKVPYTEIDWNAYMEQVAQILSGERDYTKIRGNTGPLVYPAAHVYIYTGLYHLTDEGRNILTAQKLFGFLYMVTLAVVMACYWQAKVPPYVFPLLILSKRLHSIFVLRCFNDCFATLFLWLAIFALQRRAWRTGALMYTLGLGVKMSLLLVLPAVGVVLLLGAGFATSLRLAAVIGLVQVLIAVPFLSNNPWGYLGRAFELSRQFFFKWTVNWRFVGEEVFLSKEFSLALLGLHVAVLAIFVTTRWLKPARKPVSQLIVPILLGKSPFTEEEQRAVSRDVTPRFILTSILSANVVGLLFARSLHYQFYSYLAWMTPYLLWRSGVHPILQYAIWTAQEWAWNVYPSTPISSGVVVGVLALTAALVWLGAREDWEPRRVLLKGEAAKR; translated from the exons ATGACCCGAATGCGTTCGTCGCCCAAGACGCCGACGGCGACCATGGCGGACCAAAATCGACCAATTCACATCCGCGCGACCCGGCTCGTCTTCGATATCCTCAACGGCCGCCATGTGCTCTCCAAGCTCATTCCCCCACTCGTATTCCTCGCCGACGCGCTGCTCTGCGCCCTGATCATCTGGAAAGTACCTT ATACCGAGATCGACTGGAACGCCTACATGGAACAAGTCGCCCAGATCCTCTCTGGCGAACGCGACTACACAAAAATCCGCGGCAACACCGGACCCCTGGTCTACCCCGCGGCCCATGTCTACATCTACACCGGCCTTTACCATCTCACCGATGAAGGGAGGAATATCCTGACGGCGCAGAAACTGTTTGGGTTCTTGTACATGGTCACGCTAGCGGTAGTAATGGCGTGTTATTGGCAAGCAAAG GTCCCACCGTACGTGTTCCCGTTGTTGATCCTCTCCAAACGACTACACAGCATATTCGTCCTGCGGTGCTTCAACGACTGCTTCGCGACGCTGTTCCTGTGGCTTGCCATCTTCGCCCTGCAACGACGCGCCTGGCGGACCGGAGCGCTGATGTACACGCTCGGATTGGGCGTCAAGATGTCGCTGCTGCTTGTCTTGCCAGCCGTGGGCGTTGTGTTGCTCCTCGGCGCTGGCTTTGCGACGAGCCTGCGGCTCGCCGCCGTCATTGGGCTTGTGCAGGTTTTGATCGCCGTGCCTTTCCTCTCTAACAATCCCTGGGGGTACCTAGGCCGTGCATTCGAGCTGTCGAGACAGTTCTTCTTCAAATGGACTGTCAACTGGCGGTTTGTAGGGGAAGAGGTGTTCCTCAGCAAGGAATTTTCACTTGCATTGTTGGGCCTCCATGTCGCCGTGCTGGCCATATTCGTCACCACACGGTGGCTCAAACCCGCACGGAAGCCAGTGTCCCAGCTGATCGTCCCAATCCTGCTCGGAAAGTCGCCATTCACGGAAGAGGAACAACGCGCGGTCTCTCGTGACGTCACGCCGCGGTTTATATTGACCTCTATCCTATCAGCCAATGTCGTGGGCCTCCTCTTTGCGCGGTCCCTTCACTACCAGTTCTATTCGTACCTTGCCTGGATGACCCCGTACCTTCTCTGGCGCAGCGGCGTCCATCCAATCCTTCAATACGCCATATGGACTGCTCAGGAATGGGCATGGAACGTGTACCCTAGCACGCCCATCAGCTCAGGCGTCGTTGTTGGTGTCCTAGCCTTGACGGCGGCGCTGGTTTGGTTGGGCGCTCGAGAAGATTGGGAACCGAGGAGGGTCCTTCTAAAGGGTGAGGCGGCAAAGCGGTAA
- a CDS encoding D-amino acid oxidase-like protein: MPTIVVLGAGVSGLTCALLLAKQKGNTVTVVAKHMPGDYDIEYTSPWAGANVLPMNLEKDSRWERRTWPEMRRLAAEVPEAGLHFQTARVLRRKVDVEAGLKSALADGLFQLSPWYREVMDNFRELPASELPPGMHSGAEFTSVCINTAIYLPWLVGQCARHGVVFRRAVLKHISEAARMSHTGRRADVVVNASGLLACRLGGVMDAKVQPARGQIVLVRNEAAGVMPTTSGCDDGDDEVVYVMQRAHGGGTILGGTYQKGNWEANPDPNVAVRIMKRAVETHPELTGGKGIEALDIIRHGVGLRPWREGGVRLEKELIDGTWVVHNYGHAGWGYQGSYGCAERVVELVDEIVGRTKCESKL; encoded by the exons ATGCCCACCATCGTCGTCCTCGG CGCCGGCGTCAGCGGCCTTACGTgcgcgctgctgctggcgaAGCAGAAGGGCAACACCGTGACGGTCGTCGCAAAGCACATGCCCGGCGACTATGACATCGAGTACACCTCGCCATGGGCTGGTGCCAATGTCCTACC AATGAACCTCGAGAAAGACAGCCGCTGGGAACGCCGCACCTGGCCCGAAATGCGCCGTCTGGCGGCCGAGGTCCCCGAAGCCGGGCTGCATTTCCAAA CCGCCCGCGTGCTCCGCCGCAAGGTCGACGTGGAAGCGGGTCTCAAGAGCGCCCTGGCGGACGGGCTGTTCCAGCTGTCGCCCTGGTACAGGGAGGTGATGGACAACTTCCGCGAGCTGCCGGCGTCGGAGCTGCCGCCGGGGATGCACTCGGGCGCCGAGTTCACGTCCGTCTGCATCAACACGGCCATCTACCTGCCCTGGCTGGTCGGCCAGTGCGCCCGCCACGGCGTCGTCTTCAGGCGCGCCGTGCTCAAGCACATCTCGGAGGCGGCCCGCATGAGCCACACGGGGCGGAGGGCCGACGTGGTGGTGAACGCGTCCGGCCTGCTGGCGTGCCGCCTGGGCGGCGTCATGGACGCCAAGGTGCAGCCGGCGCGCGGCCAGATCGTGCTGGTGCGCAACGAGGCGGCCGGCGTCATGCCCACGACGAGCGGCTGCGACGACGGGGACGACGAGGTCGTCTACGTGATGCAGCGCGcccacggcggcggcaccaTCCTGGGCGGCACGTACCAGAAGGGCAACTGGGAGGCCAACCCGGACCCCAACGTCGCCGTGCGCATCATGAAGCGCGCGGTCGAGACGCACCCGGAGCTGACGGGCGGCAAGGGCATCGAGGCCTTGGACATCATCCGGCACGGGGTCGGGTTGAGGCCGTGGAGGGAGGGCGGGGTCAGGCTCGAGAAGGAACTGATCGACGGGACGTGGGTTGTGCACAATTACGGCCACGCCGGTTGGGGCTATCAGGGAAGTTATGGTTGTGCCGAGAGAGTGGTGGAGCTAGTGGACGAGATCGTAGGGAGGACGAAGTGCGAGTCAAAGTTGTGA